A stretch of Candidatus Bipolaricaulota bacterium DNA encodes these proteins:
- a CDS encoding N-6 DNA methylase: protein MTGNFKIEIRHLVKNFKEQDGQRRSEEDIQTSFTIKLMEVLGWDSSHWAINTGQDVKTGKKPDIVLKSGSSKLIVIESKDAKKKDMLDGSYGNKTFKQQLFNYCKAEGVAWGILTNFIEWRLYSVHHSRLYKEKKYAFYDLLWPNADKSSYVDLLSDEGMQFLNLISKENLIKKNGIIDPDPIYYPEQLDIEQEKIKKEFFSKIKNWRENLRKFINKNYSKYTLEEVDLMAQKILDRMIFIDICHDKGIVYENHLRAILSSKLPKYEELKEKFKVMNEKFNTELFAQNTIDEIKISNDVIIPIIEELDEIDFSKLSVHIIGEVYENYLGEIAKGNVKKEDVMKAKQKNKRKSQGIYYTPDYIVDYIVKKTVGELLKKAKTKEDIEKIRVLDPACGSGSFLIRAFDEFFEAYKRVMKEGGLLGFEIKKKILQNNLFGVDLDPKAVEIAKLNLMIKALEGATPNELRGDHLLPNLNLNIRCGNSLIGGEKLKEKENNLNLFDKFDDEIKKLIDFKERFRKSISNDEKKEILNEINIFEGYINKEVNDSLYKYFKNLNRIRPFNYTIAFCEIFKDGGFDAVIGNPPYIRPHRIDTSIKGYLWENYYSFKAKSDIYVCFIENAIQLTKKGGLISYIVSNTWLSLESFENLRTFILNNTKIKMLINPPAKVFSGAQVSTIVFVFEKDESKGNKIIVGGLSQNAFKLEGAIKQTLFNKTHKKVFDLSLLDKQVFSIKVATTPLKKVAKFYYGIKTGDDEKFLTFKPKDKNNYKQLLRRSDFNRYLIDYKGEYVWYAPELMKENKATARPGEPKRFDETKIIITDIAKKIIATLDLRHYYIKDALILHQIKNGYDLRYLLGVINSKLLNFIYTKTFRNLSVAKNAFMQLPIKIIEISEEKALYNTIVRLVDQLLKLNKTTESREINKTKIQALDYEIDKMVYKLYGLGESEIKTIEQAVK, encoded by the coding sequence ATGACAGGAAATTTTAAAATAGAAATCAGACATTTAGTTAAAAATTTTAAAGAGCAAGATGGTCAGAGACGGTCTGAAGAAGATATCCAAACCAGCTTTACTATTAAATTAATGGAGGTTCTCGGCTGGGACAGCTCTCATTGGGCAATAAATACCGGTCAGGACGTAAAAACAGGCAAAAAGCCTGATATTGTTTTAAAATCAGGATCTTCAAAATTGATAGTTATCGAATCAAAAGATGCCAAGAAAAAAGATATGCTTGACGGCTCATACGGCAACAAAACTTTTAAGCAGCAACTATTTAATTATTGCAAAGCGGAAGGGGTGGCCTGGGGTATTTTGACTAATTTTATTGAATGGCGATTGTACAGTGTTCATCATAGTCGATTATACAAAGAGAAGAAATATGCTTTTTACGATTTGTTATGGCCTAACGCAGATAAGAGCAGTTACGTGGATTTATTGTCCGATGAGGGGATGCAATTTCTAAATTTAATTTCAAAAGAAAATTTAATTAAAAAGAATGGAATTATTGATCCTGATCCGATATATTATCCTGAACAGCTAGATATAGAGCAAGAAAAAATAAAAAAAGAATTTTTCAGCAAGATAAAAAATTGGCGCGAGAATTTACGAAAATTTATAAATAAAAATTATTCTAAATATACCCTTGAGGAAGTTGATTTAATGGCGCAGAAGATATTAGATCGAATGATTTTTATTGATATTTGTCATGATAAGGGCATTGTTTATGAAAATCATCTTCGTGCAATATTATCTTCAAAATTGCCCAAGTACGAAGAGTTGAAGGAGAAATTTAAGGTAATGAACGAGAAGTTCAACACTGAGCTTTTTGCTCAAAATACTATTGATGAAATTAAAATTAGCAACGATGTAATAATCCCTATTATAGAAGAATTAGACGAAATCGATTTTAGCAAACTTAGTGTTCACATTATTGGGGAAGTATATGAAAATTATCTGGGAGAGATAGCCAAGGGGAACGTGAAGAAAGAAGATGTAATGAAGGCAAAACAAAAAAATAAACGAAAATCGCAAGGTATATACTATACTCCTGATTACATTGTTGATTATATTGTCAAAAAGACAGTGGGTGAATTGTTGAAAAAAGCTAAAACAAAAGAGGATATAGAGAAAATTAGAGTTTTGGACCCTGCTTGCGGTTCGGGTTCGTTTTTAATTCGTGCTTTTGATGAGTTTTTTGAGGCATACAAGAGAGTAATGAAGGAAGGTGGGCTTTTAGGTTTTGAAATAAAGAAAAAAATATTGCAAAACAACCTTTTCGGCGTTGATTTAGATCCCAAAGCTGTGGAAATCGCCAAGCTAAACCTAATGATTAAGGCGCTTGAAGGCGCGACGCCAAACGAATTAAGAGGCGATCATTTGCTACCTAACTTGAATCTAAATATTCGTTGTGGCAATTCCTTGATTGGAGGGGAGAAGTTAAAAGAAAAGGAAAATAATTTGAATCTGTTTGACAAGTTTGACGATGAAATAAAAAAATTAATTGATTTTAAGGAGCGGTTTCGTAAATCCATCTCTAATGATGAAAAAAAAGAAATTCTGAACGAAATTAATATATTTGAGGGATACATTAATAAAGAAGTAAATGATAGCCTGTATAAATATTTCAAGAATTTGAATAGAATTAGGCCATTCAATTACACAATCGCTTTTTGTGAAATATTCAAAGACGGTGGATTTGATGCGGTGATTGGAAATCCGCCATATATTAGACCACATAGAATTGACACAAGTATAAAAGGATATTTATGGGAAAATTATTATTCATTCAAGGCAAAATCCGATATCTACGTATGTTTCATTGAAAATGCAATACAACTCACGAAAAAAGGCGGACTAATTTCATATATAGTTTCAAACACATGGCTATCATTAGAGAGTTTCGAAAATCTACGAACTTTCATCCTAAACAATACAAAAATAAAAATGTTGATTAACCCTCCAGCAAAGGTTTTTAGTGGAGCGCAAGTGTCGACGATTGTTTTTGTTTTTGAAAAAGATGAATCTAAGGGAAATAAAATAATTGTAGGGGGATTATCTCAAAACGCATTCAAACTCGAGGGTGCAATAAAACAAACGCTGTTCAATAAAACACACAAAAAAGTTTTCGATTTATCTTTACTAGATAAACAGGTTTTTTCAATAAAGGTTGCAACGACCCCGTTAAAAAAAGTCGCGAAATTTTACTATGGAATAAAAACCGGAGATGATGAGAAATTTTTGACTTTCAAACCCAAAGATAAAAATAATTATAAACAACTTTTAAGAAGAAGTGATTTTAATCGATATCTAATAGATTACAAAGGTGAGTATGTTTGGTACGCACCAGAATTAATGAAAGAAAATAAAGCCACCGCTCGGCCAGGAGAACCAAAAAGATTCGATGAAACAAAAATTATTATAACTGACATTGCAAAAAAAATAATTGCGACATTGGATTTACGACATTATTATATTAAAGATGCCTTAATCCTTCATCAAATAAAAAATGGTTATGATTTAAGGTATTTATTAGGTGTTATAAATTCAAAATTATTAAATTTTATCTACACCAAGACATTTAGAAATTTGAGCGTAGCTAAAAACGCTTTTATGCAATTGCCAATTAAGATAATAGAGATTAGTGAAGAAAAAGCTTTGTATAACACAATTGTTCGCTTGGTAGACCAATTGCTTAAATTAAATAAGACTACAGAATCCCGCGAAATAAACAAAACAAAAATCCAGGCGCTGGATTATGAAATTGATAAGATGGTGTATAAGCTTTATGGGTTGGGGGAGTCTGAGATAAAAACAATTGAACAAGCTGTAAAATAA
- a CDS encoding fused MFS/spermidine synthase, whose protein sequence is MLNSKPKPKMNILIYSVYGLTIFISAFLLFQIQPLISKHILPWFGGVASVWTICMLFFQAILFLGYLYAHLITKYLSNKKQITVHVALLIIAAISLSILPEAIWKPTVGDNPVFLILLLLSASVALPAIILSSTSPLLQSWFSKQNIEKSPYKLYAISNAGSLLALLSFPFLFEPLMPISAQANFWIVGFILFVVLCLFSGLFLFRKKKIIVEKVISIRNTEKPTIKMKLYWLILATSTSILLLAVTEKISHDISVIPFLWVATLSLYLITFVIAFSRAENEKRRNNLFPNFLILCVICLFLFIGLNHLFSHLITYLFILFLFCLACNHELVRLKPVSDYLTSFYLFIAAGGIAGGIFAGIIAPLIFNTYAELPLIIVVCVIITLIVILKEASWHWKIVKTGSGQIQFTLYKFDKKFQFSGKPQNYIFVALIVFFSIFCFGAMIYDNPQGDSKVLEKSRNFYGMLTVESFNSSGEGSPRRELISGNILHGSQLTEECKQKNPTSYYGHQSGVGLLLDRYQDKPKRVGIIGLGAGTIAAYGQSGDYFKFYEINPEVTNISKKYFTYVENSEATIDIAEGDARLSLERENFQNYNILIIDAFTNDSIPVHLLTKEAFDIYLKHLNNDGVIALNISSLYIDLTPVVLKLAEYNHLDAEIIASNGDIDQNTATALWILLSKNENLIKNLNNSSDDFAEKIDISAADLWTDDYSNIFKLLK, encoded by the coding sequence ATGTTAAATTCAAAACCAAAACCAAAAATGAATATTTTAATCTATTCAGTATATGGTTTGACAATTTTTATCAGCGCTTTTTTGCTTTTTCAAATCCAGCCACTCATCAGCAAACACATTTTGCCTTGGTTTGGCGGCGTCGCTTCTGTCTGGACGATTTGCATGCTTTTTTTTCAGGCAATACTGTTTCTGGGATATTTGTATGCTCATTTAATCACGAAATACTTATCAAATAAAAAACAAATAACGGTTCACGTTGCGTTATTAATCATTGCCGCCATTTCATTGTCAATTCTGCCGGAAGCGATATGGAAACCGACTGTCGGCGACAACCCTGTATTTCTCATCCTGCTTTTATTAAGTGCGTCCGTGGCCTTACCCGCCATTATCCTTTCTTCAACTTCTCCCCTGCTCCAAAGCTGGTTTAGCAAACAAAACATTGAAAAGTCCCCTTATAAATTATACGCGATATCAAACGCCGGATCTCTACTCGCGCTTTTGAGCTTCCCTTTTTTATTTGAGCCTTTAATGCCTATAAGCGCTCAAGCAAACTTTTGGATAGTCGGATTCATTCTGTTCGTAGTTTTATGTCTATTCTCGGGTTTGTTTTTATTTAGGAAGAAAAAAATAATAGTTGAAAAAGTCATTTCTATCCGAAATACTGAAAAGCCGACAATAAAAATGAAATTGTACTGGCTGATTCTGGCAACATCCACTTCTATTTTGCTTTTAGCCGTTACTGAGAAAATTTCACATGATATTTCCGTGATCCCTTTTCTCTGGGTGGCTACGCTTAGCTTGTATTTAATAACCTTTGTTATTGCTTTTTCAAGAGCCGAGAATGAAAAGCGGCGCAATAATTTATTCCCAAATTTTTTAATTTTGTGCGTTATATGCCTGTTCCTCTTTATTGGACTTAATCATCTTTTTTCGCATCTAATCACGTATTTGTTCATTTTATTTTTATTTTGCCTTGCTTGCAATCACGAATTGGTTAGATTAAAACCTGTCTCTGATTATTTAACCTCATTTTATTTGTTTATCGCGGCGGGTGGCATTGCGGGAGGCATTTTTGCCGGCATTATTGCTCCTTTAATTTTTAATACCTATGCGGAACTCCCTCTAATAATTGTTGTTTGTGTGATTATCACGTTAATTGTTATTTTAAAAGAGGCAAGCTGGCATTGGAAAATAGTTAAAACCGGTTCAGGCCAAATACAATTCACTCTTTACAAATTTGATAAAAAATTTCAATTTTCAGGGAAACCGCAAAATTATATTTTTGTTGCATTAATAGTATTCTTTTCTATTTTTTGTTTCGGAGCCATGATTTATGATAATCCACAAGGCGATTCGAAGGTGCTGGAAAAATCCAGGAATTTTTATGGTATGTTAACGGTGGAGTCATTTAATTCCTCCGGTGAAGGCTCGCCCAGGAGAGAGTTAATATCAGGCAATATTCTTCACGGCTCGCAATTGACTGAAGAATGTAAACAAAAAAATCCCACAAGCTATTATGGCCACCAAAGCGGTGTCGGCCTTCTTCTTGATCGCTATCAAGACAAGCCGAAGCGAGTCGGCATAATCGGGTTGGGCGCGGGCACCATTGCAGCTTATGGACAGAGCGGGGATTATTTCAAGTTTTATGAGATTAATCCCGAAGTTACAAACATCAGCAAAAAATATTTCACTTACGTGGAAAATTCAGAGGCTACTATAGATATTGCAGAGGGGGACGCACGGCTATCGCTTGAGCGAGAAAATTTTCAAAATTATAATATCTTAATCATTGATGCTTTTACCAATGATTCGATTCCAGTTCATCTTTTAACTAAAGAAGCATTTGACATATATTTAAAACATCTTAATAATGACGGAGTGATTGCCTTGAATATTTCCAGCCTTTATATTGATTTGACGCCGGTAGTTTTAAAACTGGCCGAATATAACCACCTCGATGCCGAGATTATTGCTTCAAATGGTGATATAGACCAAAATACCGCGACTGCCCTGTGGATTTTGCTAAGCAAGAATGAAAATTTGATTAAAAACTTGAATAACAGTTCCGATGATTTCGCTGAAAAAATAGATATCAGCGCTGCTGACCTATGGACAGATGATTACAGCAATATTTTTAAATTGCTTAAGTAA